In Oryzias melastigma strain HK-1 unplaced genomic scaffold, ASM292280v2 sc02692, whole genome shotgun sequence, the following proteins share a genomic window:
- the LOC118598557 gene encoding fibrocystin-L-like: MDVVISNVTLVDNGMGIMPLIYAPPSLSHAYADKTVQIQNALIVGTSPNFDCSDTLSSSDVNMAISASHRAPRPQQGKAETEQRFHFHEDYTKR, translated from the exons ATGGACGTTGTTATTTCCAATGTGACGCTGGTGGACAACGGGATGGGCATCATGCCCCTCATCTATGCTCCGCCCTCTCTGTCTCACGCTTACGCTGATAAAACTGTGCAGATCCAG AATGCATTGATTGTCGGCACCAGCCCAAATTTCGACTGTTCAGACACGCTAAGTTCCAGCGACGTCAACATGGCCATCAGCGCCTCGCACCGAGCACCCAGACCTCAACAAGGTAAAGCAGAGACCGAGCAGAGATTTCACTTTCATGAAGATTATACCAAGAGATAA